One genomic region from Bacteroidetes Order II. bacterium encodes:
- a CDS encoding N-acetylornithine carbamoyltransferase produces the protein MNHLLDWQDIEDALWSKLVERTVEHAQYPTWNQTAAGKSLGMVFFNPSLRTRTSMELAAAQLGAFTSTLTPGQGTWGFKFGPGKMDGAEAEHIVEAIGVLSRYYDALGVRLFASGTDLEADRAEVKMREIMQASIVPVINLESAYYHPCQALADAATIHEHFKGQQKKKRFVLAWAHHPKPLPMAVPNSALLQAARQGMDVVVARPESHALDPAIMDLATQTAAKSGGALQVTEDLEGAMEGAAVVYAKAWGGPMVYHKPENEAAHRLAGTNWQITAERMRKTDNGVFMHCLPVRRDVVVASEVLESSQALHLRQAHHRLFAQKAILEAIWGLI, from the coding sequence ATGAACCATCTTTTAGACTGGCAAGACATAGAAGACGCCTTATGGAGTAAGTTGGTGGAACGTACTGTTGAACATGCACAATACCCAACTTGGAACCAAACAGCGGCTGGAAAAAGCCTTGGCATGGTGTTCTTTAATCCATCGCTTCGGACGAGAACTTCGATGGAACTTGCGGCGGCACAATTAGGTGCTTTTACTTCCACACTCACACCCGGACAAGGGACGTGGGGGTTTAAATTTGGGCCTGGTAAAATGGATGGGGCAGAAGCCGAACATATCGTGGAAGCCATCGGCGTCTTGTCCCGCTATTACGATGCTTTGGGGGTGCGTCTTTTTGCTTCTGGAACCGATCTGGAAGCCGACCGAGCGGAGGTGAAGATGCGCGAAATTATGCAAGCCTCTATTGTGCCGGTCATCAATTTGGAATCGGCCTATTACCACCCTTGTCAGGCATTGGCCGATGCCGCCACGATCCATGAACACTTTAAGGGTCAACAAAAGAAGAAAAGATTTGTATTGGCATGGGCACATCATCCTAAACCCTTGCCGATGGCTGTTCCGAACTCTGCCTTATTGCAAGCCGCTCGGCAAGGCATGGACGTAGTAGTGGCAAGGCCCGAAAGTCATGCTTTAGATCCGGCTATAATGGATTTGGCCACGCAAACAGCAGCAAAGTCGGGTGGTGCGTTACAGGTCACCGAAGATTTGGAAGGGGCAATGGAGGGCGCAGCGGTGGTCTATGCCAAAGCCTGGGGCGGTCCGATGGTGTATCATAAACCGGAAAATGAAGCAGCACACCGATTGGCGGGCACAAATTGGCAGATTACGGCGGAGCGAATGCGCAAAACGGATAATGGGGTCTTTATGCATTGTTTGCCCGTCCGGCGCGATGTGGTTGTGGCTTCGGAGGTGCTGGAAAGTTCACAAGCGCTGCATCTGCGTCAGGCACACCATCGTCTCTTTGCGCAAAAGGCCATTTTAGAAGCGATATGGGGATTGATTTGA
- the argB gene encoding acetylglutamate kinase, with amino-acid sequence MKVIKIGGAQVKSPHMATVWAYIRMQQLAGESVVVVHGGGPQITKLAKELGHTPEIVQGRRVTNDLDLHLIQWIIRGELNAQLSAQAMVAGVKAVGVSGVDGGLVRVTKRPVWHVEGRDVDFGWVGDVQEIRPEPLLALMKAGFVPIVATMGVDEAGQIYNVNGDTVGLELAKALKADEMILVTESGGLRRNQHDPESHISVCDASLTTSGIDAGWIQGGMLVKLVEAQNALRAGIGAVLLIRAEDMAQPEKGTKVIL; translated from the coding sequence ATGAAAGTCATTAAGATCGGAGGAGCACAAGTCAAATCGCCACATATGGCGACCGTTTGGGCCTATATCCGTATGCAGCAACTGGCGGGCGAATCGGTGGTGGTGGTACATGGTGGAGGACCGCAAATCACCAAATTGGCGAAGGAATTAGGCCATACGCCGGAAATTGTCCAAGGGAGGCGGGTGACGAATGATTTGGACCTGCACCTTATTCAGTGGATCATTCGCGGAGAATTGAATGCGCAGCTATCTGCTCAAGCCATGGTCGCTGGTGTGAAAGCGGTGGGTGTTTCGGGTGTTGATGGTGGATTGGTTCGGGTGACGAAGCGCCCTGTGTGGCACGTAGAGGGCCGGGACGTAGATTTTGGTTGGGTGGGAGATGTGCAAGAAATCCGTCCGGAACCTTTGCTGGCGTTGATGAAGGCCGGGTTTGTGCCAATCGTAGCCACAATGGGCGTGGATGAAGCGGGCCAAATATACAATGTGAATGGGGATACGGTGGGGTTGGAACTTGCGAAAGCGCTAAAGGCCGATGAAATGATTCTGGTGACGGAATCTGGTGGCCTGCGCCGTAACCAACACGATCCAGAAAGCCATATTTCGGTATGTGATGCCTCACTTACAACGTCGGGAATTGACGCAGGATGGATTCAAGGGGGGATGTTGGTGAAGTTGGTAGAGGCACAAAATGCGTTGCGGGCGGGTATTGGCGCCGTGCTCCTGATTCGGGCAGAAGATATGGCACAGCCTGAGAAAGGAACCAAGGTTATTTTGTAA